The Candidatus Babeliales bacterium DNA segment TCGCATGTCGATGTTCCTCTCCATATTTGATCTGCAAAAACCGTAGAGGACGCTAAAGATATCGCAAAAAGAGCTAATCGATAGCGAGAAAAGCACCTTTTCATATACTCACCCTTTTTTTTAGAAAACTACTACTTCACCACCAACTGAGATGCTATGATCTGAAAAATATAGAATCTCTTTCTAACACGCATACCCCGATTATTTTATAATGTCAACTCCTTAAGCTCCAAAAGCAGAATAAACTAATGTCAAAGTTATAATAAAAATAGAACAATAAAAACAAGTTCCTTGTGAACTTTTTTGATTAATTAAGATTTAAGTGTGATTAACACATCATTAAGAACTTCTTTTTTACCCCATGTTCCATTTCATTTCACACGGGGACCCCGGCGCAGAATAACGGAACTGAAATAAAAGGACACGAATTAGTAAATATCACGACTTGAGTGTGATTAAAACATCGTTAAGAACATCTTTTGAGACAACATTTTTAAAGAAGTTAATATTTGAAAAGAGTTCTCGCGTTGGCTCAGTTAGTTGTGCAAAGCGTTCATCATATTCAACTTCAACGTGCACGGCAGGAAAGAAATCAAATTTATCGACATATTTTTTCACAATGTCTTTACGGAACAGATAATTAATAAATGGATAAATTAAATCATCCTTTTTAGTAGCGGCGGTTATAGCAAATGAGTCAATCACCGCAAACGCACCTTCTTTTGGTACAATAAATTCAATGTAATCAAATTTGCGCATAATCTTTAAAAAATCACCAAACCATGAAACAACCACGGGTACCACGCCAGACGCCAACACATACTCAGGGCGAGAATCAGTATAAATTTCAACATGTGGTTTTTGTTGTAACAACAAAGATTTAATCTGTTCGATTTCATGCATAGCAAGTTGTTCATACCGTCCAAATAAATATAATGCTGCTATGGAGACCAATTCACGAATGTCCTCAACAGTACTAATACGTTCTGGCATAATACGTTCATCAAAAATCAATCCCCATGTGGTAGGAATAGCATTGCCTTTCCAATAACGAGCATCAACACCCAAGCCAAACAATGACCAATAAAAAGGAATGGTATAGTCATTATTAGGATCAAAATAATGGTTGCACAAAGCAGGATATAAACTATCCCACGCTTGTATTTTATTGCGATCAAGTTTTTTGATCAATCCATTTTGGATCATTAATTGTGCTGCCCAATCTGACGGCATCACCACATCATAATCATGGTTACTACTCGATTGTAATTTAACAAAGAGTTCTTCATTATTTTCAAAGTAACTCATGTTGACATGAATTCCCGTTTCTTTTTCAAAGTCAGACAAAAATTCTTTATCAAGCACCTGTCCCCACACAAGTACATTAATATTTTTCCCCTTACCAATATATTGTGTCAATCGTCCAACATATAAAAAGGCCAAAATAATAATCATCCAAAAACAAAGAATACTTATTTGAATGAATAGACCTAATGATGCGCGCTTCATTTTGGTATCCTTACTTTCTTTACATGTAAAAGCGAAAAGACAATCACCAACAAACTACTGATAATGAGCATGATCGTTGACAATGCATTCAACATTGGTGATGCCCCTGTGCGAATCACAGTAAAAATATACAATGGTAATGTTTGAACGGATGCACCTGCACAAAAAAATGAAATAATAAAATCATCAAGTGAAATAATAAAAACCAAAAGTCCTGCAGCAATTAGTGCTGGTGCCAATAATGGCAATACAATCTTAAAAAAAGTTTGTCGTTTAGTCGCACCAAGATCATATGATGCTTCAATAAGATTAACATCAAGCTCAACAAAGCGCCCATGCAGAATGGGAATTACATAACCAAGACCGAGGAGTGTATGTCCAACAACCAATGTTGTTGCACCAAGAGAAACGGAAAAAAAAGAAAAAAGAGAAAGTAAACCAACCGCTAGAACTATTTCTGGCATGGCAAGACTTCCATAAAAAAGCAAAAGCAACCTATTGACTGTTGCACGTGACCCAAAAAATATAAATGTAGATCCAAGCGTTAAACTTAATGCAACTGAAGCTCCAGCTATCAACAAAGAATTTTTAAGCGCATGCCATACTTCTGTTGAAGCAAAAAGATCTGCATACCAATGCGTTGTAAATCCAAGCCAATTATGAGTAAATGCATTGTTATTAAAAGAAAAAATCACCAACACAAAAATGGGAAGATACAAAAAAAGATACAATGCTGCTACCGCAAGTGGCATACAATATGATGAAAATCTTTTCACTATTCCACCTCTTTTTGTATTGCTTGCAAAGGAACTTTACACCACCAATTAAATAATAATGCACAAATCAAAAGTACAAATCCACTAAGCATCGTAAATGCCGCTCCCAATTGATTATCACGCGCAGCTAAAAAGTAATGCGACACCAGTGAACCAACAAACATTTGTTGACCGCCACCTATAATTGCAGGAATCGCAAATTCACCAAATGCTGGAACAAACACCAAGAAAACCCCCGTTTTTACTCCCGACATTGAAAGAGGTATCGTAATACGCTTAAAAGTTTGCCAATGAGTTGCACCAAGATCCATAGAAGCTTCCAGCATATCATGCTGAATTTTTTCTAAAATACTATACAAAGGCATCATCATAAAAGGTAAGTAATAATAAATCATCACAACAATAATGGCGTACATATTGTTAATCATGTGAAGCGGCTCTTGAATAACACCCATTTTCAATAACGCAGTATTGATCAATCCATTATAATCAAGCACAAATACCCATGAATAAATTTGGATTAAAAAATTGGTCCAAAATGGTAGCGTTAGCAAAAAAAGTAGCCCGTTTTTCCAACGAGAATCTACACGCAATGCAAGAAAATAGGCAACAGGATATGCTAAGATTAGACAAAAAAATGTGACGCACAAAGCTACAAAAGCTGAGCGCGCAATAATATACAAATAAGCTATGTTAAAAAGAGTAACATAATGAGAAAATGTCACATCAAATAACGATGAATCTGCAACCCGCTGCAAACTAATAAAAATAACAAGCACAAGCGGTACATACAAAAATAGTACCTGCCATAAAACTGCTGGTACTGTAAGTATAAATGATGAATTTTTAGAAATAAATTCTCTGATTGTTTCTTTAATTTTCATTTTTCAAGTAACACCACATTTTCTTTTTGCCAATATAAAAATACATGATCATCATAATCAATAATTTCTTGCGGGAAATGTTCTTCGTTCTGTTCAAATACCTGAATCACTTCGCCATTTTGTAACCGAACATTATATTGCGTTGAACGTCCATGGTACACAATTGACTGCACCGTTGCCTGCAATTCATTAGAAAAGCCAGTCATTGGCGTTTTGCTAATTTCAATTTTTTCAGGACGTATGCTCATAAAAATAGTGTTGCCATTGCGCATCCACTCTTTCTCTTTTGATCCGACAACATCAAATATGCCAAGACCAGGAAATTCTATTTTGTACGCACCATCATTAACATGCAATACGCCTTTAAGTAAATTAGTTGTACCAACAAATGCAGCCACAAATGTACTTACTGGAAATTCGTAAATTTCTTTTGGCGTACCCACTTGTTCAATTTCTCCATCATCATTCATAATTGCCATGTGATCGGCAACCGTTAATGCTTCAAATTGATCATGCGTAACGTATACAAATGTGGTTTTGAGCGTAGCTTGTAAATCAATGAGCTCAATCAACATTTTTTCACGTAATTTTAAATCTAATGCAGCAAGTGGTTCATCGAGCAATAGAACATCTGGTTCATTAATTACCGCACGTGCAAGCGCAACTCGTTGTTTTTGTCCACCAGAAAGATTGTTGATAGATTTATAGATATGTTTATCAAGGCCAACTGTTTTTAATATTTTAACAACTTTTTCTTCGATAACATTTTCTGGTACATTGCTGATAGATAAGCTATACGCAACGTTATCAAACACATCCATGTGAGGGAAAAGTGCATAATTTTGAAAAACCGTATTTACTCGACGCTGATAAATAGGCATATGAGTAATATCTTCATCACCCAAAAAAATTGATCCACTATCAACTTGTTCTAAGCCAGCGATTAAGCGCAAAAGCGTTGTTTTTCCGCTGCCACTTGGACCAAGAAGTGCAAAAAATGTACCTCCCGGTATGGTCAATGAAAGGTTATCTACTATAATTTCGCCATTATAACGTTTGGTAACATTTTGGAAACAAATCTCCCTCATCAATTCCTCCAATTCTTGCCATCATGATTGATGTACATGCGCATTACTTTTTTTGACCTAATCGCGCCATCGTCATAGGCACAACAACATCTGCCAATGTGCATGGTACAACAACAGCAATAATTAAAAGAACAAAAACATTCCCGATAGAAACATACCAGTTAGTAAAGCCATGTGATATCAAATAAAATGTAGACGCTAGAGAACTGATAGTAATATGTGATGCATGGGAAGTGAGTGAATATCCGCCCTGCTTACTGGAGTGGTGGCTACTCATAACAAAACCATTAAGTAAACCAACAATCAAGAATGGTATAACGCGTTGCGGTTCTGTGAAAAAGCACATATGAAAGTGCATATCAACGCCAAGAATTCTACCACCAATATAAGGAAGTACGGCATCAGAGAGCATACAAAAAATTATGGTTGATATCGTACCAACAATTAATGCTCTCAGATAATTTTTGGAAAAACGACAAAAGGTAATGATTGTTCCCGTTGCTGCAAAAACAATATGCATAAAGTGGAAGCTATGGAACAATGCTTTGCTACCTTTCTTAACTATGGCAGGATCAATCCCCATAGAAAAGACTGAATAAATACTTAACATAATCAAGCTGAATGCTACTGAATAAATTGCATAGGGCAAATGACAGAATAATTCATGTAAAATTGTATTTTCGCCATGATGACTGTGATCATGATCATGACTGTGTGAGTGCTCATCGTGCATGATAAACCCCTATTTAAAAGACTAATTTCAATCTAAAGTACTATTATATAATGTAGCAGAAAATAAGGGTATGTGAAGAAATGACAGAATTTGACAAAAATCTGCTAACAAAAAAAGCCAAGTGCTACTTTTCAGTAACACCTGGTCTTAATCTTTTATAAATTGGCATTAATTATATTTTATAGAAAACATTACCCCACCTATCAGCACGGTCGCCACAGCATTCAACATATCTTTTTTTAAACTTTCCTCGCTTCCTAGAATGTGATCAAGAGCCGGCTTAACAATGCATTCTTGCGCAGCTTCTCCAGCAACCTGAAATACTAGCCCTTTACCAAACGCTTGAAGATTTTCAGAATCTAGTCCTTCTTTACCATCTAGCCGGATAATGCTAATAGCTCGTGTTGTACCAGCGGCTAGAGCAAACTTTATATTCTCGCCAACAAAAGGAGGAACATTTTGTGTAAACTGTTTTACCGAATCATTTTCGCTGAATTTTTTTGCACCTAAGTCTAAGATAAAATATGTACCCCCAAACACGATAGGCTCAACTGTATACTCACTCGTTATTCTCTCCCAAAATTTATCATCAACTTTTTCAGAGGTTGACCGACCCTTGGGATAATATGCAGCATATCTGTAAGTAGCGCCGAATGTCTTTTTAACACTTTCCTTAACTTCTGGCATTGCTATCATAACATCGGCCCAAGACAAGACTGAAAAAAACAAACTCAATATTATTACTTTTTTCATGAAAACACCCTAATAAATAGTTAAAATTCTTATTGTTATTAATTTTATCACAAATAGAAAGCGTCACAACTCCTCCATCCAATTGTCCCCCTTTCGCATAAAGCTGCGGCGGGCAAGACGAAGGACGCAGTTAAAACGCCTGCCCAAATGTTAAAAACCAAGCGAAAGAGCGTTCTATTGCCAACTGCTTGCGCCAGCGCCAGCCAATGTCAAAACGCAACGGTCCCAGCGGGGTAAAAATACGCAACCCAAACCCGGTTGCAGCCAAAATATCCTGGGTTCTGAAATCGGCAAACATGGTGCCGCTCAGCGCACCGATATCTTGAAAAATCACGCCGCCTATTTTTTTCCACACCGGAAAGCGCAATTCTATATTGGCATTCATCATCGTTCTGCCACCTTTGGGTACCACATGCTGTTTGCCATTATCATCAACAAATACGCCAAGTGGTGGTGCAAGATCTGCCTCATATCCACGCAACGAATGGGATCCGCCCAAGTAAAAACGTTCCGATGGCATAATACCAGAAAATTCGCGGTAAAAAATATGTCCACACCGAAAACGTAATGCAGCGACAACTGATTTTATTGGGACAAAAAATGATTGTTCAAATAATGCTTTGAAAAAAAATGAATCTCTATATTTGTGCACCAAAGGGAGCATCATCTTTAATGAAAATAATCCCACCCCACCGTGCGTTGGATTGAGTGCATTATCAAGACGCTCAACCATTATTGTTGGTTCAGTAAAAAAAAATGGAACAGTTTTATCAATCAGCTGAGGCTTAAAATCAATTGCCTGCGCAAACGATAACTGTTCTTCATCATCTTTGATGTGTAACTTCATCCACTCACAGCCATTATTCCAGCCAACATCAAGATGCTGCGTTTTTTTTTGCAACCCAACAAAAAAACCATTCTGTATAACGGTATAAATATCATTCACACTACTATCTACCCTAAAACCTGGTTGATCGTACACAATACTATAAACTTGGAACGTGGTAAAAAAGGGATTTTTTGTGTACCACGGCCGGCGATAGCGCCCAACAATTTCCCGATGCGAGCGAGCAAAATCACAATCGAATCGCAATTGATCTGCACAATTAGTTGGATTTTTAATAATCGTAGTTCCACCAATTTTATATGTCACACCAGAAAACGTTTGATATTTACGCACATGCTGCAATTCAAGACCAGCACGTGCTCGCACTTCATATCGATCATCAAGATGTAACTTAAGAAGAATTGGCTTATCTTCACTGCTGTCACTATGATCTGCTGCAAAATGGATTGTTTCAAAAATTTCTAAATCTTTGAGCGCTCTAAAAGATCGTTTTATACGTGCCTGGTCCCACAGCTCTCCTTCCGTATAAAAAAGAAAATGTTCAATATAAGAAAAAGGAAACGATGAACTACCAAGTACAATTGTTTTTCCAAAATGAACTTTTTCGCCCGGATCAACAATCCACGTGATAGATACATATTCATTTTGAGGAATTTCCAATGAAGTTCCAACGTAGCTGGGGTTAGAGTCTATCACTGGCTTAAGACGAGGATGCAAATATCCCAAAGATTGGAAATGTTTTACCAACCATGTCCGCTGCTCTTCAACAATTTTAATATCGAACAGAGTGGGCTCAACGGAATTACTCTTTTTGAAAGGTCCTTGCTGATCAAATTCAGGATACCCTTCAACCACAGAATTAGTAACATATTTTTTACCGCCTTCATCAACTGTTGCAACGAGTACGAATTCATTCTCAACATCTGTTGGAACACAGTCATGAGCAATAACAATAAAAGAAAGAAATCCTTGCCCAAAATAAAAATTGGTTAAAAGACTCACCGCTTCATCATAGAGTTGCGCATCATAATAAGAATGTTTAAGCAACTTACCAAAACACTGTTTTTTTATAACAGCCTGATCTATATTTGTTCCATTTTTTATTTCAATCGCTTTAATAACGGCACGAGAACCCTCTTTAATCACAAAAAAAGAACGTTCTTTTTCTTCCTGAGTCACTACCTCTACACTCAAAAACCCTTTATCTTTATACGCTCGCACTATTTCTTCCGCCAACAAAGAAGCTGGCAACAACCACACTGATTGGCCAAAATCTAAAATTTTATCAAGTAACTCTTTTTTTGAAAAAAAACGATGCCCAAAAAAAACAATTTCTCTCTTTTGATGTATTGTGATTTTTAACGTGAGATTAACCAGTGCGCGTCGATAATCGATTTCTTCTTTGCATGCAATGGCACTGTGCAAAAAACCCTTTTTTGCCAGATAATCTTTTAATATTCGCACCTGGGAATTCAACTGATCTTTGGTAAAAGAATGTGACGATAATGCATGCGAAAGTTTTTTGCACACAACTTTACGTAAATCTTCCCCTTCATCATATATTCCATCTTCACTGATTATTGCAACGTCAACGGAACCAAAAGAAAAACACTTACCTTTTTTTATAGAAATATGTGCTATCACTTCTTTTGTGTGATAATCATACTCAAGGCTACTTGAAACTCTGCGATTAAAATAACCACTGTTCTTCAAAAAACCTTTTATTCTGACAATAGAATGATTATGTTTTGATTCTTCAAAAACATCTCCTCGCTCCATAAGATAGAATTGCTGAAAAAGATGTTTGCCTTGATACACATGATGAAGTTTAATTTTTTTAAAAGTCCATTCACTTTCAAAAACAAAATGTAAATGAACACCATTTTCACCGGTAACAACATTCATTTTTATTGTAAGAAATTTGTTCTTTTTAGCAAAGCGCTCAAGCGCGGCAATGATTTGGTTTTGATGTATATTGTCTCCCTTACTAAACCCAAGTAAGTGCAAAAACTCTTCCCGCTGAAATGCAACATCTGATTCAAAAGAAATCTCTTCAACAGTAACGTTCGTTGTGAAAACATTTTTAATGATCTCTATATCTATAATATTGTTGGAAAAAACAACTAAACTTTCCTCTTGAGCTTGAGCACCAAAAGAACACAGCAAGAAAATAGAGACGACTACCTGGTGCCAAAAGAGCGATTGATTCATATAATACAATAACCGGTGGAATGGTTAGCTAATGTTACAACACATACCAACAGTGTACCAAAAAACGAAACCCATTACCGAAATTGTTTCTTTCCGCTCGCCCTGAGTGCCACGATAGTGGTGTATCGAAAGGTAAAGCGACAAGAAGACAAAGACTAAAATCTTTCTTATGTTACACCCTTCGATACATTTTTGAAGACAAAAACACTCAGGGCGAGCGGAAGAGAAAGTTATAAATTGTTTTCATCCCCTGAGTGTTCTTCGTAGCGGGTAAAAAATAAGATTTTGAAAAAATTGCTTCTTACTCCAAAATCCGAAAAATTCCTCTGTAATCTTTCTCTTTTAAAAATGGTTCAACTTGTACATCTTCAGGGACATTAATACCAAAGCCTTGATGAAGATTATCAAGAAAAGAATCAATATTATCTTTTGAACCACACGCAATGATAACAATTTCATTCGGCTCAACAAACTGCACCGTTCCTTCCACACCTAATTTTCGCGCAGCTGACTGAACAGAATCTCGAAAACCTCCATCTGGCACACTCGATGTCAAAGTAATTTTTAGACATTTCTTCATTACTCTATCCTTTTAGTAAAACTTTTCGAAAAAAATAACAAATCAAGACTCTGCATGTCAAAGACTTTAAGCGAAAACCAACGGCACAAGTCTGGACTTTGAAATATTGATCGGTAAACTAAATATATAGTTAAGATCCACATAACAAGGAATCAAACAATGCAAAAAGTTCGTGTGCGCTTTGCTCCGTCTCCTACTGGCATGATGCACTTAGGCAATGTTCGCGCAGCACTCATCAATTTTCTTTTCGCAAAGCAAAAACAAGGTGTTTTTGTCTTGCGCATCGAAGACACTGACGCTCAACGCATGTTTGACCCACAAGCACAAAAAATTATTGAAGATCTTGCTTGGCTTGGACTTTCATACGATGAAGGCCCTCATGTTGGTGGCCCATATGCACCATATTACCAATCTGAACGCACACACCTCTATCAAGAACAGTTAACCGCTCTTGAGAAGAAAAACTTAATTTATCGTTGTTTTTGCACTGAACAAGATTTGGAAAAAAAACGATTGCGCCAACAAGCCCTCAAACTTCCACCACGCTATGATCGCACATGCATGGCACTAACACAAGCAGAAATTGACCGTCTTTTGGCAGATAAAACTTCCTATATTTGGCGCTTTAAGTGTGACCATAACCTTTCTCTAACCATTAACGACTTGGCTCATAGTACCATCACTTTTAGCATGAGTAATTTTTCTGACTTTGCTGTCACCCGCCAAGACGGTAGTTTTACGTTTATTTTCGCGAATTTTGTTGACGATCTTCTGATGGATATTACCCATATTTTCCGCGGAGAAGACCACTTATCAAACACTGCAAACCAAGCCGCTCTTTTCCATGCAGTCAATGCTCAGCTTCCCACATACTGGCACTTACCCATTTTATGTAATATAGAGGGCAAAAAACTTTCCAAACGTGATTTTGGATTTTCACTGCGCGATTTAAAAGACGCTGGTTTTTTACCTGAAGCAGTTGCCAATTATGTTTCTATTATTGGAGCTTCTTTTAAAGATGAGATAATGCCACTCGACGCACTTGCGGCAAATTTTAATTTTGACAATATCCATTCATCTGGTCGCATTACGTATGACGTTGAAAAATTAAAGTGGGTTAACAAAAATTGGATTACTCGTTATGAGCCAGAAAAATTAACTGCTCAATGTCGTCCTCTTTTGGAAGCTGCTTACGAAAATGCAACAGATATTGATCAAGCAACAATGACACAACTACTGCAAACAATTAAATCGGAACTAACAACTACTAATGATGCAGTACATGCCCTTGAATTTTATTTTGTTGAACCACACGTAACAATTGCCGATATTGAAGCATGCATACCAAAAACAGCGTACGAACCACTCAAACACATTATTAATGAGCACAAAAATTTGTTGCTCACAAATCACGCAGAATTTGCACAGCACATAAAAGTAGCGGCAAAAAATAACAACATACCGCTTAAAGAATTATTTTGGTTTTTACGACTTTCCATGATGGGCAAGACAAACGGCCCGGGAATTGCAGAACTTGTCGAAATGCTTGGTGGCAAAGAAGCGTTTAACAGAATAGAAAAGACATTAAACCTGCTCAGTTGAATTTTGTAAACGATTTGGTAATTTTTTGAAGTTGCGAATTAATCCTTCTGATTCAAAGTAAGCCATAATGGTTAAAAAAATGCTTTCATTTGAAGAAGGAACAAAAAATTCGAACAAACTTGTTGTAGGGTCAAGCGTGCGATCAAAAGAGACATGTTCATAACTGCGCAAGGTCGCAGTAAAAAACCAACATAATTCGCGTTCAACGTTTGCTTGGTAATAAGAGCAGTACAATGATTCCATGATTTTCACTGTATCTCTTTTCTTCTCACAAAGCAATGTGTAAAGTTTATGCTTGTATAGTATCATTAATTACGTTTACATTTGACTGACTTGCAAAAACAATGATATAAATGAGATGATTTGTTTGATGAAAAACAAAAAAAAGGAATAGTATGCTTCGCGATAAACAAAAAAGAATATCACATTTTTTACTATCTTTATTCATATTAATGCTCCCAGCGATGCATATGCCACTACATGCTGATTTAACAACTCTTGCAAAAAATGATCCCATTCCAATGTTTACTACACTCAACTTGGATGATTCATTATTACTTACCAGAGAACAGCTATTATACAAATTTGATGGATCCGGCGGCAGAGATTATGATTGGGCTGATAAAAAGCGCAATCGCGTAAACATCTCTATTTCTCCTTTTGCGCAAAATGCCGATCGTGGTAAAACCATTAAAGGCTCACAGCTGTGTACCGAGAGCCCTATTCCTAATCCACTAGGATGCTCAACACGAGTAGATACCCCTCTTGGTGATCTTACCGGTCGAACAAATATGATTGCACTTTTATATAATAACGGCTGTGTTAATACCGCTACTTCGTTGCCAGCAGGACAATGCCTCGACAATGGCTGTCCTAACCCAGATGCCGCTTTACCAGGAAAACAATGCCTACCTCCTGTTTTAACAGCCGCCTTGAATCAATTATTTCCAGAAACCGCTCAAGGCAGTGGCATACGCCCTGGCCTTAATGATGAAGCAAATATAGATCCAGAAGAACGATTCGGCTTTTTTTCTTTTCCGATAAAGTATAGAAAACGTGGATTACGAGTCGAAGCAAGCGGATTACTTTGGTATGGATTTGGATTGCAACTACAAACAGGTTTTAGTACTATTCGTCAAGTCCACGAAGAAACTATTAATTTAACTGATGAAGACACTTTTACTCCCAAAACATCTACGGTTACTGAACCCAACGTAAACAATTTCTTGATGGAACAAATAATTGCTATCACCGATGAATTGGAAATCGATTTTTGCAATGACTTTATTGAAACCTCAATGGAAGATGTTCGCTTTAATCTTTTCTGGCGAGCAGCTTTTCCGATAAATGAAGATGCTGAAAACACATGGGCTCGCTTTCTTACAATTCCATACTTTAAAGCTTCAGGAAGTTTTTCACCGGTAAAAATAGACAACGGCCGTCATTTCTTTGCTGCTCCATTTGGCGACAATGGTCATGCGAGCGCCGGGCTAACCGCAGGGGTTAACCTTGATTTTCTTGAGACAATAGAAATTGGTGGTGAAGTCGGCTGGACTCATTTCTTTAAAAAAGATTATTGTAATATGCCTATTCCTAACAACGAATTCCAAAATAACCTTTTCCCTTTCTCAACAAATGTATCCATCCAGCCGGGAGAGAACTGGTATTTTTGCGCCCGCCTAGCGGCATATCACTTTCTTGATCGTCTTTCTATGCATTTTGAGTGGTATGTACTTGATCATCAGCCAGATCATATTTGTCTTCAAACTCCCGATCCAGCATTCACGCCAGAGGTGCTCGAGTGCCAATCAAGCTTTAAGGTAAAACTTGGCAATGCAGGCTTCAATTACGATCTATCACCTAATTTTGGTGTTGGATTCCTGTGGCAAATACCATTTTCACAGCGCAACGCCTATCGTAGCTCCACAATTATGGTTGGTCTTAATGTAACATTCTAGACAGTGGGACTAAAGTACAGTATTATAGTAGATAATGAATTTGTATCCTTTCTTCTTCGCATCCTTCGATACACCCCTACGGGGCACTCAGGACGAGCGGAGAACAGCTGGACGCATCTTTTCCGCTCACCCTGAGTTTTTTGTCTTCAAAAAGTATCGAAGGGTCAGAATGAGCGCGATGAGAAAAGTAAAAAAATTAGTGTAATCAAACATTTTAAAGAAAGGTTGTTGATCTCTTATGTCAAAACGATCAAACATCGAAATTTCTGTCAGTGGACACATCGATAAAGCTCTCAGACAATTAAAAAAGAAAATAGAACGCGAAGGTATCGTACGCGATATGAAACGTACTGTTTACTTTGAATCAACAACACAAAAAAGAAGAAAACGCCTTGTTCGCGCTATCAAACAAAACATGATGCGCATGATCACCAACGGCACTGCACCTAAAGACTAATCCCCATGAGCAAACAACAGCAAGAAATAAAACGAGCACAAAAAGAATCGTATTTTTTTAGAGAAATTTCTAATCTATTTCTCCAAATTACCATCGATGAACCACGCCTCAGTGGATTATATATCAGCAGAATAAGCCTTTCCTCTGACGGTGGAACATGCGTTATTTTATTTCTTGCCTCCAACGGCAAAGCTGAGTTCGAAGAAAAACGATCTATTCTAGTACTTTATAAAGCTTCGCTACGCACATCTTTAGCAAAAACATCTCATGGCCGCTACACACCAAAATTGATTTTCCGCTATGATGAAGATCATGAAAAAGCAGAAAGAATCAATCGTCTGATTGATAAGTTAAAAGATGAAGGAAAATTATAATACCTTATTATTTTCTGATTCCCCTTTTTTTGTGCTGGGGATCTTTTTTAAACGTTCTTGCATATCGCTTGATATTGGGACAATCAATAGTAAAACCTCGATCATCGTGTCCCAAATGTAAAAAGTTTATCGCGT contains these protein-coding regions:
- a CDS encoding spermidine/putrescine ABC transporter substrate-binding protein — encoded protein: MKRASLGLFIQISILCFWMIIILAFLYVGRLTQYIGKGKNINVLVWGQVLDKEFLSDFEKETGIHVNMSYFENNEELFVKLQSSSNHDYDVVMPSDWAAQLMIQNGLIKKLDRNKIQAWDSLYPALCNHYFDPNNDYTIPFYWSLFGLGVDARYWKGNAIPTTWGLIFDERIMPERISTVEDIRELVSIAALYLFGRYEQLAMHEIEQIKSLLLQQKPHVEIYTDSRPEYVLASGVVPVVVSWFGDFLKIMRKFDYIEFIVPKEGAFAVIDSFAITAATKKDDLIYPFINYLFRKDIVKKYVDKFDFFPAVHVEVEYDERFAQLTEPTRELFSNINFFKNVVSKDVLNDVLITLKS
- a CDS encoding ABC transporter permease, translating into MKIKETIREFISKNSSFILTVPAVLWQVLFLYVPLVLVIFISLQRVADSSLFDVTFSHYVTLFNIAYLYIIARSAFVALCVTFFCLILAYPVAYFLALRVDSRWKNGLLFLLTLPFWTNFLIQIYSWVFVLDYNGLINTALLKMGVIQEPLHMINNMYAIIVVMIYYYLPFMMMPLYSILEKIQHDMLEASMDLGATHWQTFKRITIPLSMSGVKTGVFLVFVPAFGEFAIPAIIGGGQQMFVGSLVSHYFLAARDNQLGAAFTMLSGFVLLICALLFNWWCKVPLQAIQKEVE
- a CDS encoding ABC transporter ATP-binding protein → MREICFQNVTKRYNGEIIVDNLSLTIPGGTFFALLGPSGSGKTTLLRLIAGLEQVDSGSIFLGDEDITHMPIYQRRVNTVFQNYALFPHMDVFDNVAYSLSISNVPENVIEEKVVKILKTVGLDKHIYKSINNLSGGQKQRVALARAVINEPDVLLLDEPLAALDLKLREKMLIELIDLQATLKTTFVYVTHDQFEALTVADHMAIMNDDGEIEQVGTPKEIYEFPVSTFVAAFVGTTNLLKGVLHVNDGAYKIEFPGLGIFDVVGSKEKEWMRNGNTIFMSIRPEKIEISKTPMTGFSNELQATVQSIVYHGRSTQYNVRLQNGEVIQVFEQNEEHFPQEIIDYDDHVFLYWQKENVVLLEK
- a CDS encoding ABC transporter permease → MKRFSSYCMPLAVAALYLFLYLPIFVLVIFSFNNNAFTHNWLGFTTHWYADLFASTEVWHALKNSLLIAGASVALSLTLGSTFIFFGSRATVNRLLLLFYGSLAMPEIVLAVGLLSLFSFFSVSLGATTLVVGHTLLGLGYVIPILHGRFVELDVNLIEASYDLGATKRQTFFKIVLPLLAPALIAAGLLVFIISLDDFIISFFCAGASVQTLPLYIFTVIRTGASPMLNALSTIMLIISSLLVIVFSLLHVKKVRIPK